ttgtgtgcgcatgccgtCCTCATGCCGGTGtgcgctccctccctccctcccctcgtGTTCGCTTCTGCTTTCGTTCcttacgtgtgtgtgtgtcatgtGATGTTTCTGTGGGGCTATCATTGTCTTTGGTGTCTTTTTTCTCCTTCATCCTGCTTCTACCATCATCTgtatgcctgtgtgtgtgtgcgatgTCGTATTATCCAGCCCTTCTCTCGTCGGCGGAGGCTGTGTCTTTTCCGTTTGTAAAACATTTCTCTGGTTGGCATCCATCAGACCTTCGCCGTCTTCCTTGTTTATGTTGCTAGGTATGAATCTGGCGCTGTTGTTTTGCTGTGTGGTCGTGGctgttttttgtttgtttgctCGGATGCGTTGCTCGCTAGCCTCGGCGTTCCCGTTTCTTGCGATGAGGCGGTGGCTCGCAACTCCTCGATCCCACTATTCACTGTGAAGGTGCGGCATGGATAAGCCGCATGCCcaccgctctccctctctccctctccctctgaaATTCTCTCTAAACTATCACGTCCTCATTAATGCTTTTCTTCACGATTCTAATCGAAGTCTGCCCGCCATCTTTTTCAATCTCTCCATGATGTATCACCATATAGCATCGTTCGGCTTGCGTGCACGCAGGCCAACGATACGCGTAGAGAAACACGTGCCGCCACAGATGCGAAGCGTGCTGCTACTGCGGgggcgtatgcgtgtgtatggGGCTCTTTTTCTTTTACTCGACAacccacgcgcgcgcgagcgcCAAGGAAAGTTAAccggaaacacacacacacacaaagtgGAGAGCGCTGCGAAAATACGGCCAAGTAGAGGAACCACTGCTCGtttgtttttgtttgtttgctAGCTTGTTTGTTTCGCCACTGTCACctgtgccccctcctcctcctccctccctcctctatTGCCatgcgcacgtacacacgcacacacaagtcGACATACACACGTtgcttttcgtttttttctttcgctttctTTCCACTCCACTCCACCTTGTTTTTCTTACCGTTTCCTAGGACCCGCCTGTGTACTGGCTTGATGTCTGCATCGTGACCATCATCGTTCTGTTTTGCATTGTgtctgcgtcgctgctgccttttCCTTGTGTCATTGTGATGGTGTTGGTGGTTGAACTTAGCTCACTAgcctcgttttttttcttcgctgtTGGTACCGGCTTTATCTGTGTGTACGTGTTGCGTGTTTTTGTGTGCCAGAGTATACGATCTCCATCGCTGCCCGCGTCTCCCTGTTTTTATTTTATGTCTTCCGTCTCTTCTACGTTTCTTCATGTGAACCGGGGGCGAGtgacggcagctgcgcggtgTCATGAAGTCACCCTCGGTGGCATAGGAAGAACTCTTTGTTTTCGTGTTCTCATGTAGggctgcgtctctctcgcgcgcgcgcgcacctccccccccctttccgcGAGTGTGTGCCGGGACTTTTGGTCCCTCCCTCGGCCGCATTCAGGCGTTTTTCAGCTTGCGTCATTgtcgtcggtggcggcgagagagaacgcaggcacacatggGCAGTCAGCGCGCTAGGATCCAGATCCCGTACGCATAGTTTCTCGCGTCCTATGAAGCCAAccaaccccccccctccccgcggCGCCTTCCCCAAGGGTGGCGAGTCACTTTTCCGCCAGTCAAGGAAAACCTTAAGCGCGCAGGAAGGATCAttcaaaaaaaagaaaatggcAAAATGCAGGGCGCCCAACGAGGAGTGACGCGTGCAGGTATGCGCCCTCGCACACGCATCCATTCCTCATGAGCGAAagcgaacaacaacaaaaggggAGAAATAACAGCGCGATCGTTGTTCATTGCACAACACTTATTCTGTATCCTACCGCACGaatgtgtacgtgtgtgggggggatTGGTCTATGCCTCTGGAGGCATTTGTGTAGTGCTGATACCCtccacctcaccccccccctctcgcacGTGGTGTGGAAGCCATCCCTGTCACCTTGCTCCGCTCCTTCCACTTCCGTGCCCTACGTTACTCTTCACTCATTTTGCATGTGTGCATCCCCACCTCTACCCTAACACACGCGGTACTCGTTGCGTTGTGGTTGTTGTTTACACGTTCTCCCTCTTTGTGTTTGGTGGGTCACGTCATGTCTCTACAAGGTCACCCGCCGGCGTGGACTTCGCGTTTTCtcgtttgtttgttttcggTGTTTCTGCATACCGGAGGATGCcggtgcgtgtacgtgtgcgtgctgggCGTGATGGGCCGAGGGTGTGCGGCGgatccctctccctctttcgcAATTTCAAAGGACAGATCAAGCGGGCGGAGAGCGGGCACGCGCAGGAAGGACGCGAGAGCATTGCATAGAGTAGGGGGAAGGATGCACTGTGTGAAGAGCGAGTAGGCATGGGGGACGCAGGCATCTGGATACATCCGCTTTACTTTCTTGCGATGCACTGCGAACAATGCAGCTGATCACCAATCTCGCTTGTTTACTTCGATTGCACTTGCCATCCCGATGACTGTGCTCCCTCGCCCACACCATCTTCTCTCTGAGGCAGAGTCTCTCCCTATGGGGCCGCCCGCGTTGTTCTCTCTGTCCCCCTCGCGCCATGAGACGCTGCGTATGACGGGTGCGGTGTTGCGACGGACTCGTTGATACTGCTGGtacttcctcctccttcgtggGTGTGCCACTCACTTGCGCGTTTTCCCTTTtccgtcttttttttcgtcgtcGTGGTCTTAGCAGGTACGGTCTTGATACCCCTTCTCTACTCTCTACATTGCCTcacactgcagcagcagaggctcTCCTTtctttgggggggggagggttaCTTCGTCGTTCGTTGGGTTCATTCTACTGTCGACGTCTGTCTGCACACGTGAGAGCGTACGTGTCCGCGCCTCGCGCTCTGTGCAGAGAGTACGGCCGAGGGAGCCGAGGAAACCCTATTCCAAAGGAGAGCTTTGTGTGGACAAGGCCAGGGAGAGTGGACCGACAAAAAATGGGGACGAGGTGGCCATCAGCGCCGACATGCCCCTTCTCCTTACCTCCCTGTTTCCACCATGGATCTCGCTGCATTGgtttgtgttttttttcctgtttcTTGTCTGCGTACGTGCCGTTGTGTCTCGTTGATGTTCTTGTATGCACGAGTGGCGtacgtctgtgtgcgcgctctctcctttcgCTGCATGCACGCTTGTGTGTATGcattttctctctctctgtgtgtgtgtgtgtgtgtgcttcgtcCCCCTCTTAAATAGCTCTCCATTTTTTGATGACGATGTTGCTCCCCtcgggggaggagagagggagggggaggggggactcTTTTCCGCCTCACCTGCTCATTGCTTGTGTTTTCAcgtcctcttctcctcctccttgttgTCCTCTGTTCTCACTCGGTTTGCCTGTCTGCCTCTGTcgctgtgtctgcgtgcacGTCGGCACACGTCTTTCGTGCGCTCctatacatacacatgcatCCCCCCCCCATGCACGGAATGTTTCCCCCGCGATGGTCAAAGAAGGAAAGACGTAACTAAGATTTTGAAAGAAGCaaaggcgaaaaaaaaggagatACAGAGAGGCGACAGCGGGGTGACAACATTCTGTGCAGGGGGGAAGGTAATGTCCAGTAGACACCAACTGGGCGGGcttctgtttgtgtgtgtacgtgtgtacgtgtgtgcgtatggtgtgtgtggtgtgtgtgagaAGGGATTGCAGGGGACGAAACCACGACAATGCCGAATCGGGCCGATAAATTCCTCGTAGCTTTGAGGCCGTGTAGGCCACGCCGTCCCAACCCCAGTCAACGCTCTGCCCGCCCCTCATCTGTCCTTGTGCCGGTGCGGAACGTTGTCTGCTTCCCTCTCCGCTCTGGATCTTTGTGTACAAGGCATCCGATCTCAGCGATAGAGACGGATTGTGAGGCATCGGAGGGACTGCATGCCGGCAGGCATATGCGTTGTGCACGGACGGACGTATCAAAGGTGTTGGTGGTGCGTGCATTGcccccactccaccccaTCGTGTCGCTCCCGTGCCCACGTCTCGTATCATTGGCGTCTCTCGCCGTGCCCGCTCACACATTTGCATGGCCGAGCCTTCCACCACACAAACCCTTCGCCGCCCGTCATCTCCCTTTcatccacacgcacacgcacacacacagttgCAACGAGCAGTGCCCCTTTCCCGACTTTCTCTCTCCAAGGTCATACacccagcacacacacaagcagcgactgcgatcctacccgcccccctcttctccctttttttaTTCCGTCGTAGAGACACCCGTGTATCTCGAAACGGAAACGAAACCTTTTTCTTTCGGCAAAGCATGTTCCGCGCGACTGCACTCTCACTGGGCAAAGCCCTCGTCATTGCTGAGATGGTGGGTGGGAAGGCCTCACCAGCGACGCTGTCCGCCATTACAGGCGCCACGAAGGTGGGCCCTGTGACGATCCTGGTGGCCGGTGCGTCCGCCAAGGATGAGGCCCAGGTGCTGGCCAAGATCAAGCCTGTTGCGAGCGTGCTCGTGACGGTCGGGGAGCAATACAGCCACGGCCTCCCGGAGGAGTACGCTCCGCTCATCGAcgcggcggtgaaggcgaaCGGTTACACGCACGTCTTTGCCGGGACTTCGGCATTCGGCAAAAACGTGATCCCcagggcggcagcgaggcagagCTGCATGCCCATTCCCGAAGTCACGGAGATCGTGGACGAGAACACGTTTGTGCGGCAGACGTACGCTGGCAATGCGATAACGACCATCAAGTCGTCTGACAAGATCAAGTACTGTACCTTGCGCGGTACGTCGTTTGAGCGAGCCGAGGTTGGCGGTGGTAGCGCCGCAGTGGCGGATCTCGCCGCGACCCCGGCGGTGGGTAAGGCAAAGTTTGTAGAAGACCAGCTGTCCACCAGCGATAAGCCCGACCTGATGACGGCAGCGACCGTCATCTCTGGCGGCCGAGGTATGAAGAGCGGCGATAACTTCAAGATGCTCGAGGAGCTCGCCGCCCCGCTGAATGCAGCTGTCGGCGCTACCCGCGCTGTTGTAGATGCCGGCTACGTGCCAAATGAGATGCAGATCGGCCAGACGGGCAAGACCGTCGCCCCGAACTTCTACCTCGCGTGCGGCATCTCCGGCGCTATCCAGCACGTAGCCGGCATGAAGGACTCGAAGGTGATCGCGGTGGTTAACACAGACGAGGAAGCGCCCTTCTTTCAAATCGCCGACTACGGCATTGTCGATGATCTCTTCAAAGTGTTGCCGGCGCTAACGGAGAAGGTCAAGGCGGCTAATGGCAAGTGAGGCCCCCATGGAAAACAGATGAGCGCATACGATGTACGACAACGGAGGAGGGTGGACGTTGCACGAGGCGCGTGAGGCAAGGAAGGCGGGCTGGAAGTAAAGCGGTTATTCGTGGACGCATCGTCGGCACGATTGCTTGTATCACGACCATACGACGGGGCCCTCACTTCCCACCACACATGGGCACTGcaacgttttttttctttttcgatGTCCTTATTCGCATTCCGAGTCGAAGGGGCGGATGTGTGAACCAGGAGGAGGAACGCGAGCGCTGGACTGCGGTGATGGGATAGGGCAAAGAGGTTCTCCAAGGGCTGCACATATCTATGTCTCTGGGTGCGTGAGTCATTAGAGTGTGTCTTCTTATGTGTGTTCGGCTTGTATGGCAGACATACACGCGTGGCACAGCCATCTGCCCAAACCTTCCTCCCACGCTCTTGCACCTTTGCTTGCGGCTCCCTGctcctggcgctgctgtggcccgtcgcgtgcgcctctccaGTCCGGAGTGTCCGTGGCCATGGTGACTTGGTGTACAATGACGAGATGGAGAAGCTTGCGAAATCAACCGCACCAGAGGCGCCGACGCCCAAGTGCAT
Above is a window of Leishmania mexicana MHOM/GT/2001/U1103 complete genome, chromosome 28 DNA encoding:
- a CDS encoding putative electron-transfer-flavoprotein, alpha polypeptide, whose translation is MFRATALSLGKALVIAEMVGGKASPATLSAITGATKVGPVTILVAGASAKDEAQVLAKIKPVASVLVTVGEQYSHGLPEEYAPLIDAAVKANGYTHVFAGTSAFGKNVIPRAAARQSCMPIPEVTEIVDENTFVRQTYAGNAITTIKSSDKIKYCTLRGTSFERAEVGGGSAAVADLAATPAVGKAKFVEDQLSTSDKPDLMTAATVISGGRGMKSGDNFKMLEELAAPLNAAVGATRAVVDAGYVPNEMQIGQTGKTVAPNFYLACGISGAIQHVAGMKDSKVIAVVNTDEEAPFFQIADYGIVDDLFKVLPALTEKVKAANGK